One genomic region from Arthrobacter pigmenti encodes:
- the gcvT gene encoding glycine cleavage system aminomethyltransferase GcvT, whose product MTKQTALYAQHQELGAAFTDFGGWQMPLKYRSELEEHHTVRRTAGLFDLSHMGEVLVTGPRAAEFLNYALVGNLAAIAVGKAKYSLICNEDGGVIDDLITYRLADDRFLVVPNASNADTVAAELQQRAANFDVTVQDQSEETSLIAVQGPNAEAILLGIAAAGDQEAITSLKYYAAVHVELVGQKVLLARTGYTGEDGFELFIENGQAVQLWKAVTEAGTDHGLAPCGLASRDSLRLEAGMPLYGHELGLDTNPFEAGLGGVVSLKKTDNFVGRSVLEPLKGQTPARKLVGLRAAGRRSARAGYDVVLDGRTIGTVTSGLPSPTLGYPIALAYVETELTEPGTELQVDLRGRPEGFTVVELPFYKRPGKA is encoded by the coding sequence ATGACAAAGCAGACCGCTCTTTACGCCCAGCACCAGGAGTTGGGTGCAGCCTTCACGGACTTCGGTGGCTGGCAGATGCCGCTGAAGTACCGCAGCGAACTTGAGGAACACCACACTGTTCGCCGCACGGCAGGCCTCTTCGACCTCTCCCACATGGGCGAGGTGCTGGTCACCGGACCGCGGGCGGCCGAGTTCCTCAATTATGCGCTGGTGGGTAACCTGGCTGCCATCGCCGTCGGCAAGGCCAAGTACTCGCTGATTTGCAACGAGGACGGCGGCGTCATTGACGACCTCATCACCTACCGCCTCGCAGATGACAGGTTCCTGGTGGTTCCCAACGCGTCGAACGCCGATACGGTCGCTGCCGAACTGCAGCAGCGCGCCGCCAACTTCGACGTGACTGTGCAGGACCAGTCCGAGGAAACCTCCCTCATCGCCGTCCAGGGCCCCAACGCCGAGGCGATCCTGCTTGGCATTGCAGCGGCCGGGGACCAGGAAGCCATCACGTCCCTGAAGTACTACGCGGCAGTTCACGTCGAGCTGGTCGGCCAGAAAGTGTTGCTGGCCCGCACCGGCTACACCGGCGAGGACGGCTTCGAACTCTTCATCGAGAACGGCCAGGCGGTGCAGCTGTGGAAGGCCGTGACTGAGGCTGGAACTGATCACGGACTCGCTCCCTGCGGTCTTGCCTCACGCGACTCACTCCGGCTCGAAGCGGGAATGCCCCTGTACGGGCACGAGCTGGGGCTGGACACCAATCCTTTCGAAGCCGGCCTTGGCGGCGTCGTCAGCCTGAAGAAGACGGACAACTTCGTTGGAAGGTCCGTACTCGAGCCGTTGAAGGGACAGACGCCGGCACGGAAACTGGTTGGCTTGCGCGCCGCCGGCCGCCGCTCGGCTCGCGCCGGATACGACGTCGTCCTGGATGGACGCACAATCGGAACCGTCACGTCCGGCCTGCCCAGCCCGACCCTCGGCTACCCGATCGCACTGGCCTACGTGGAGACCGAACTTACCGAGCCCGGCACGGAGTTGCAGGTTGACCTGCGCGGACGCCCCGAGGGGTTCACCGTTGTCGAGCTG
- the gcvP gene encoding aminomethyl-transferring glycine dehydrogenase, translated as MTSPTESTFSDRHIGPRFNDAEQMLKVLGYPSLDKLVDVAVPASIRSAEALDLPVARSESEVLAELRSIAAKNKTAVQMIGQGYYDTVTPPVIRRNVLESPAWYTAYTPYQPEISQGRLEALLNFQTMVQDLTALPIANASLLDEASAVAEAVLLMRRSGKNKGRTVLDADCLPQTIAVVKGRAEALGFEIEVADLADGLPEGDINGVVLQQPGTSGAIRDHADIIAKAHDGGALVTVAADLLALTLITPPGEQGADIAVGSAQRFGVPLFFGGPHAAFMAVRKGLERMLPGRLVGVSKDSDGAAAYRLALQTREQHIRREKATSNICTAQALLAIVASMYGVYHGPDGLKAIAERVHGKAAKLAKALPGNVHQQFFDTLLVKVDNAADVLAKAEERGINLRPAGENLIGISCDETTTDAHLETLAEVFGVELPGVAEGTIPAELQRTSSYMTHPVFSIHRSETQMLRYLRRLSDRDLALDRTMIPLGSCTMKLNATVEMEPISWPEFATIHPFAPEHQTEGWRQLIEDLEGRLAEITGYAAVSIQPNAGSQGELAGLLAIRNYHLSRGDEARTVCLIPSSAHGTNAASAVLAGMKVVVVKTAENGNIDHDDLKAKIEANKDTLSAIMITYPSTHGVFEEDVRWVCDQVHGAGGQVYIDGANLNALVGLAKPGEFGGDVSHLNLHKTFCIPHGGGGPGVGPVAVAAHLAPFLPGDANNGNGNPAGVPISASRYGSAGVLPISWAYVALMGSEGLTAATKSALLAANYVATRLNEHFPVLYSGENGLVAHECILDLRALTAKTGVTAEDVAKRLIDYGFHAPTLSFPVAGTLMVEPTESEDLGELDRFVDAMIAIKGEIDRVGEGEWDLEESPLRQAPHTAQALISDSWSQAYSREMAAYPLRTLRHDKYFPPVRRIDGAHGDRNLVCSCPPIEAFED; from the coding sequence ATGACCTCGCCCACGGAATCTACTTTCTCCGACCGCCACATCGGCCCTCGTTTCAACGACGCCGAACAGATGCTCAAGGTCCTCGGCTACCCGAGCCTGGACAAGCTCGTTGACGTGGCGGTACCGGCAAGCATCCGGTCCGCCGAAGCACTCGACCTACCTGTTGCACGCAGCGAGTCCGAGGTGCTGGCTGAACTCCGCAGCATCGCCGCAAAGAACAAGACCGCCGTCCAGATGATCGGACAGGGCTACTACGACACGGTGACGCCTCCGGTGATCCGCCGCAACGTCCTCGAATCGCCAGCCTGGTACACCGCCTACACTCCGTATCAGCCCGAAATTTCGCAGGGCCGGCTCGAAGCGCTGCTGAACTTCCAGACAATGGTCCAGGACCTCACCGCCCTGCCTATCGCCAACGCATCACTGCTCGACGAAGCCTCCGCAGTTGCCGAGGCCGTCCTGCTCATGCGCCGCTCCGGCAAGAACAAGGGCCGCACGGTCCTCGACGCTGATTGCCTGCCCCAGACCATCGCCGTCGTGAAGGGCCGGGCAGAGGCCCTCGGCTTCGAGATCGAGGTTGCGGACCTCGCAGACGGACTGCCTGAGGGCGACATCAACGGCGTCGTCCTCCAGCAGCCCGGCACGTCCGGTGCCATCCGCGACCATGCCGACATCATCGCGAAAGCGCACGACGGCGGCGCCCTGGTCACGGTCGCAGCCGACCTTCTTGCGCTCACCCTCATTACCCCTCCGGGTGAGCAGGGCGCCGATATTGCTGTCGGCTCCGCCCAGCGGTTCGGCGTTCCACTGTTCTTCGGCGGCCCGCACGCGGCCTTCATGGCCGTGCGTAAGGGCCTTGAGCGCATGCTTCCCGGGCGCTTGGTCGGTGTCTCCAAGGATTCCGACGGCGCTGCCGCATATCGCCTCGCGCTGCAGACCCGCGAACAGCACATCCGCCGCGAGAAGGCGACCTCCAATATCTGCACCGCGCAGGCGCTCCTCGCCATCGTGGCCAGCATGTACGGCGTCTACCACGGCCCCGATGGCCTGAAGGCGATCGCCGAGCGCGTGCACGGCAAGGCTGCGAAGCTTGCGAAGGCGCTGCCCGGAAACGTGCACCAGCAGTTCTTCGACACCCTCCTCGTGAAGGTGGACAATGCAGCTGACGTCCTCGCCAAAGCCGAAGAGCGGGGCATCAACCTGCGGCCGGCCGGCGAGAACCTCATCGGCATTTCCTGCGACGAAACCACCACCGACGCACACCTGGAGACTCTCGCCGAGGTGTTCGGCGTCGAACTGCCGGGCGTCGCCGAGGGAACGATTCCCGCCGAGCTGCAGCGGACGTCGTCGTACATGACCCACCCGGTGTTTTCGATCCACCGCTCCGAGACGCAGATGCTCCGCTACCTGCGCCGCCTTTCGGACCGCGACCTGGCGCTGGACCGCACCATGATCCCGTTGGGTTCGTGCACCATGAAGCTCAACGCCACAGTGGAGATGGAACCCATTTCGTGGCCCGAGTTCGCAACCATTCACCCCTTCGCTCCCGAGCACCAGACCGAGGGTTGGCGCCAGCTCATCGAGGACCTTGAGGGCCGGCTCGCGGAAATCACCGGTTACGCCGCGGTCTCGATCCAGCCGAACGCCGGATCGCAGGGCGAGCTGGCCGGACTGCTGGCGATCCGCAACTACCACCTCTCCCGCGGCGACGAAGCCCGCACCGTATGCCTCATCCCCTCCTCGGCACACGGCACCAACGCGGCGTCGGCAGTGCTTGCAGGCATGAAAGTGGTGGTGGTCAAGACCGCGGAAAACGGCAACATCGATCACGATGACCTCAAGGCCAAGATCGAGGCCAACAAGGACACCCTGTCCGCCATCATGATCACCTACCCCTCCACCCACGGTGTGTTCGAGGAAGATGTCCGCTGGGTGTGCGATCAGGTCCATGGCGCAGGCGGACAGGTGTACATCGACGGCGCGAACCTCAACGCGCTGGTCGGCCTCGCCAAGCCGGGCGAGTTCGGCGGCGATGTCTCGCACCTGAACCTGCACAAGACCTTCTGCATCCCGCACGGCGGCGGCGGACCCGGCGTCGGGCCCGTTGCGGTTGCGGCGCACCTCGCGCCGTTCCTGCCGGGGGACGCGAACAATGGAAACGGCAACCCAGCCGGCGTGCCGATTTCCGCCTCGCGCTACGGTTCGGCCGGCGTGCTGCCTATCTCGTGGGCGTATGTGGCGCTGATGGGCAGCGAGGGCCTGACGGCCGCAACGAAGTCCGCACTGCTGGCAGCCAACTATGTCGCAACCCGCCTGAATGAGCACTTCCCGGTTCTCTACTCCGGTGAGAACGGCCTGGTTGCACACGAGTGCATCCTCGATCTGCGTGCACTGACCGCCAAGACGGGGGTAACGGCCGAGGATGTCGCCAAGCGCCTCATCGACTACGGTTTCCACGCACCGACCCTCAGCTTTCCGGTGGCGGGAACCCTGATGGTGGAGCCTACGGAGTCAGAGGACCTCGGCGAGTTGGACCGCTTCGTGGACGCGATGATCGCGATCAAGGGTGAGATCGACCGCGTCGGCGAGGGCGAGTGGGACCTCGAGGAGAGCCCGCTCCGCCAGGCCCCGCACACGGCGCAGGCCCTTATCAGCGACAGCTGGTCGCAGGCCTACTCGCGTGAAATGGCGGCGTACCCGCTTCGCACCCTGCGCCACGACAAGTACTTCCCGCCGGTACGCCGGATCGACGGCGCGCACGGTGACCGGAACCTTGTGTGTTCGTGCCCTCCAATCGAAGCGTTTGAAGACTAA
- a CDS encoding NAD(P)-binding domain-containing protein: MRQVIVIGAGQAGLSAAYYLQRQGLSPERDFLVLDSNEGPGGAWRHRWDSLTFGTAHNIHDLPGMELGIPDPTEPASKVVARYYGDYEQEFGLKVRRPVKVQTVKGQQGALQILTDNGTYTTRLLINATGTWDRPYWPHYPGRELFNGRQLHTRDFTSADEFRNRSVVVVGAGTSAVQFLLQLNDAGASTTWVTRTPPNFTERTFDAEWGRDVEHQVSARTKAGLPPSSVVSVTGLPLTDQYRAGIEAGILRSAGPLKRITETGIELDDGRTVPADAILWATGFRAALDHLAPLKLREPGGGIRMDGVRVLKDSRVLLVGYGSSASTLGATRAGRAAAMQAVRQLGAEVRLAG, translated from the coding sequence ATGCGACAAGTCATCGTCATCGGAGCGGGACAGGCCGGACTCTCCGCTGCCTACTACCTGCAGCGCCAAGGGCTAAGTCCCGAACGGGACTTCCTCGTCCTTGACTCCAACGAGGGCCCGGGCGGCGCGTGGCGGCACCGCTGGGACTCGCTCACCTTCGGTACGGCACACAACATCCACGACCTACCCGGCATGGAGCTCGGTATCCCCGATCCCACGGAACCGGCGTCGAAGGTCGTCGCCCGCTACTACGGCGATTACGAGCAGGAGTTCGGGCTCAAGGTGCGCCGCCCAGTCAAAGTCCAGACCGTGAAGGGCCAGCAGGGCGCCCTTCAGATCCTCACTGACAACGGCACCTACACAACCCGGCTGCTCATCAACGCAACCGGTACCTGGGATCGCCCATACTGGCCCCACTACCCGGGCCGTGAGCTATTCAACGGCAGACAGCTGCACACCCGTGACTTCACGAGTGCGGACGAATTCCGGAATCGGAGCGTCGTTGTGGTGGGTGCGGGCACTTCCGCGGTGCAATTCCTCCTCCAACTCAACGACGCCGGAGCCAGCACCACCTGGGTGACCCGAACGCCGCCGAACTTCACTGAGCGGACGTTCGACGCCGAGTGGGGCCGCGACGTGGAACACCAGGTGAGCGCGCGAACGAAAGCCGGGCTGCCGCCGTCGAGCGTTGTCTCCGTCACCGGACTGCCGCTCACGGACCAGTACCGCGCCGGTATCGAGGCCGGAATCCTGCGCTCCGCAGGTCCGCTCAAGCGGATCACCGAAACAGGCATAGAGCTCGACGACGGCAGGACAGTCCCAGCCGACGCAATCCTCTGGGCAACAGGATTCCGTGCGGCTCTGGATCACCTGGCGCCGCTGAAACTGCGTGAGCCCGGAGGCGGAATCCGGATGGATGGCGTGCGGGTGCTGAAGGACAGCAGGGTGTTGCTCGTTGGCTACGGTTCCTCGGCCTCCACCCTCGGAGCCACCCGGGCAGGGCGGGCGGCGGCGATGCAGGCCGTCCGGCAGCTTGGTGCGGAGGTGAGACTGGCCGGCTAG
- a CDS encoding NUDIX domain-containing protein produces MTDSHLVAVGVLVSSAGQVLLCRRSAAKRWYPNVWDFPGGHVEANETPSCALVRELHEELDIEAVVPADARWTFSSDVLTAHVYVVERWEGPLRNAAPDEHEELRWVSAGDAALMDLAHPEWLHLIEVTLKMGQE; encoded by the coding sequence GTGACGGATTCGCACCTTGTAGCGGTGGGGGTACTGGTTTCGTCCGCCGGGCAGGTGCTGCTGTGCCGGCGCAGTGCCGCGAAGCGCTGGTATCCGAACGTGTGGGACTTTCCCGGCGGACACGTCGAGGCGAACGAAACACCATCCTGTGCGCTTGTCCGGGAGCTGCACGAGGAACTCGATATCGAGGCGGTCGTCCCTGCGGATGCGCGATGGACGTTCTCGTCGGACGTGCTCACAGCGCACGTCTACGTCGTCGAGCGTTGGGAAGGTCCACTCCGAAACGCAGCTCCCGACGAGCACGAAGAACTGCGCTGGGTTTCGGCGGGTGACGCCGCGTTGATGGACTTGGCTCATCCGGAGTGGCTGCACCTGATCGAAGTCACGCTCAAAATGGGCCAGGAATGA
- a CDS encoding phytoene desaturase family protein — MADVAIVGAGPNGLAAGVVMARAGLSVEVFEAERTIGGGSRTMELLEPDHLHDICSAVHPMALASPFFRKFGLADRVPFVVPELSYANPLDGGRAGLAYRDLGRTALGLGRDGTAWRRLMRPLVQHIDGVVSTGLNQFLRVPEHPLAAGLLGLATVEQGTPLWNLRFSTEEAAALFTGVAAHAVGPLPSLASAGAGLTLGALAHAVGWPIPVGGSQALVAAMVEDIRDHGGVIHTGRPVESLAEFDGTQAVLLDVSPPVLRSLAGGRLPERYAAALERFRFGDGACKVDFILSGPVPWANPEVRAAGTVHAGGSRAEVAASEAEVAAGRHPGNPYVLVSQPSQFDPSRAPHGRHILWSYCHVPNGSDRDMTDAVVRQVERFAPAFRDVIVRSHTTTAAEMERHNANYVGGDFSGGAVTIPQLLARPTFGPRPWRTPLRGVYLCSASTPPGPGVHGMGGFHAAKLALKDVFGLDVPDLSPSRTVL, encoded by the coding sequence ATGGCTGACGTCGCGATTGTCGGTGCCGGACCCAACGGGTTGGCGGCCGGCGTCGTGATGGCCCGGGCGGGCCTGAGCGTCGAAGTCTTCGAGGCGGAACGGACCATTGGCGGCGGGTCCCGCACCATGGAGCTGCTCGAGCCCGATCACCTGCACGACATCTGTTCCGCCGTGCATCCAATGGCATTGGCTTCGCCATTCTTCCGGAAATTCGGTCTGGCTGACCGCGTGCCGTTCGTGGTGCCCGAACTGTCCTACGCGAATCCGCTCGACGGCGGCCGGGCGGGCCTTGCCTACCGGGACCTCGGACGAACCGCTCTGGGACTCGGACGGGATGGCACAGCCTGGCGGCGGCTGATGCGGCCGCTGGTTCAACACATCGACGGAGTTGTTTCTACCGGCCTCAACCAGTTCCTGCGGGTGCCGGAACATCCGCTTGCTGCTGGGCTGTTGGGCCTGGCGACGGTGGAGCAGGGTACGCCGCTGTGGAACCTCCGTTTCTCAACCGAGGAGGCTGCCGCACTGTTCACCGGGGTGGCTGCGCATGCGGTTGGGCCGTTGCCGAGTCTGGCTTCCGCAGGGGCCGGCCTGACGCTTGGTGCGCTGGCCCACGCTGTCGGGTGGCCGATCCCGGTAGGGGGTTCCCAGGCGTTGGTCGCGGCGATGGTTGAGGATATCCGAGACCACGGCGGAGTTATTCACACTGGGCGCCCGGTTGAGTCGCTCGCGGAGTTCGACGGTACGCAGGCCGTGCTTCTGGATGTCTCGCCGCCCGTGTTGCGCTCCCTGGCCGGCGGGCGGTTGCCCGAACGCTACGCAGCGGCGCTCGAGAGGTTCCGGTTTGGTGACGGGGCGTGCAAGGTGGACTTCATCCTGTCCGGTCCCGTGCCGTGGGCTAATCCGGAGGTGCGGGCTGCCGGCACGGTGCATGCCGGCGGTTCCCGGGCGGAAGTGGCCGCTTCCGAGGCTGAAGTGGCGGCGGGCAGGCATCCCGGGAACCCGTATGTGCTGGTGTCACAGCCATCGCAGTTCGACCCCTCCCGCGCACCGCACGGCCGGCACATTCTCTGGTCCTACTGCCACGTCCCCAACGGGTCGGACCGCGACATGACTGATGCAGTGGTGCGCCAGGTCGAACGCTTCGCACCCGCCTTCCGTGACGTCATCGTCCGTTCACATACGACGACGGCGGCGGAAATGGAGCGCCACAACGCCAACTATGTGGGCGGTGACTTCAGCGGAGGTGCGGTGACTATTCCTCAGCTGCTGGCCCGCCCTACGTTTGGGCCACGCCCTTGGCGGACGCCGCTGAGGGGTGTGTACCTGTGTTCCGCTTCGACTCCGCCCGGGCCCGGCGTGCATGGCATGGGGGGCTTTCATGCGGCAAAGCTCGCGTTGAAGGACGTGTTTGGTTTAGATGTGCCTGATCTTTCGCCTTCGCGCACTGTGTTGTGA